The following coding sequences lie in one Xiphophorus maculatus strain JP 163 A chromosome 4, X_maculatus-5.0-male, whole genome shotgun sequence genomic window:
- the LOC111608354 gene encoding zinc finger protein 260-like — MNKWLRAAEETFTEFNEITVESEEEMDDQRRLLAFSRTPQIILHRIDRQGQNVYKKLCDLERSSTLDQEELEPLQGKQEQEEPDDQQRKEEQEDLKHQQIRVEGKEVYCSQSEEQVASKQETDTFMGATVYEQTHHTESEPNGNQVNFQEAAEAEKKNQGRSKPFSCVICEKRFTAKHALNDHIRIHTGEKPFSCGNCGQSFSQKQNLTRHMMIHTGEKPFSCGNCGQSFSQKQDLTRHMMIHTGEKPFSCGNCRQSFSQKQNLTQHMMIHTLEKPFPCGNCGKSFSHKQNLTQHMMIHTGEKPFPCGNCGQSFSQKHHLTGHMMIHTGEKPFPCGNCGQSFSHKQNLTQHMMIHTGEKPFSCGNCGQGFSQKHHLTRHMMIHTGEKPFSCGNCGQSFSQKQDLTRHMMIHTGEKPFSCGNCGQSFSRKQDLTRHMMIHTGEKPFSCGNCGQSFSQKHHLTGHMMIHTGEKPFSCGNCGKSFSQKQDLTRHMIIHTGEKPFSCGNCGKSFSQKQDLTRHMIIHTGEKPFPCGNCGQSFSHKQNLTQHMMIHTGEKPFSCGNCGQGFSQKHHLTRHMMIHTGEKPFSCGNCGQSFSQKQDLTRHMMIHTGEKPFSCGNCGQSFSRKQDLTRHMMIHTGEKPFSCGNCGQSFSQKHHLTGHMMIHTGEKPFSCGNCGKSFSQKQDLTRHMIIHTGEKPFSCGNCGKSFSQKQDLTRHMIIHTGEKPFSCGNCGQSFSRKQDLTRHMMIHTGEKPFSCGNCGQSFSQKHHLTGHMMIHTGEKPFSCGNCGKSFSRKLNLTRHMRCHTGEKP; from the coding sequence ATCGCCAAGGACAAAACGTTTATAAGAAGCTATGTGACCTGGAGAGGAGctccactctggaccaggaggagttagaacctctgcaggggaaacaagaacaggaagagccagatgatcaacagagaaaagaagagcaggaggatctaaaacatCAGCAGATAAGAGTGGAAGggaaagaagtttactgcagtcagagTGAAGAACAGGTTGCAtcaaaacaggagactgataccttCATGGGGGCTACTGTTTATGAGCAAACAcaccacactgaatcagaaccaaatgGGAACCAAGTCAacttccaggaagctgctgaagctgagaagaAAAATCAGGGAAGAAgcaaacctttctcatgtgtgaTCTGTGAAAAACGTTTCACTGCCAAACATGCTCTCAATGATCATATTAGAATTCACAccggtgaaaagccgttttcatgtgggaactgtggacaaagctttagtcaaaaacagaatttaactcggcacatgatgattcacactggtgaaaagccgttttcatgtgggaactgtggacaaagttttagtcaaaaacaggatttaacccggcacatgatgattcacactggtgaaaagccgttttcatgtgggaactgtagacaaagttttagtcaaaaacagaatttaactcagcacatgatgattcacacccTTGAAAAGCCGTTtccatgtgggaactgtggaaaaagttttagtcataaacagaatttgactcagcacatgatgattcacactggtgaaaagccgtttccatgtgggaactgtggacaaagttttagtcaaaagcATCATTTAACtgggcacatgatgattcacactggtgaaaagccgtttccatgtgggaactgtggacaaagttttagtcataaacagaatttgactcagcacatgatgattcacactggtgaaaaaccgttttcatgtgggaactgtggacaaggttttagtcaaaagcatcatttaactcggcacatgatgattcacactggtgaaaaaccgttttcatgtgggaactgtggacaaagttttagtcaaaaacaggatttaactcggcacatgatgattcacactggtgaaaaaccGTTTTCCTGTGGGAACTGTGGAcaaagttttagtcgaaaacaggatttaactcggcacatgatgattcacactggtgaaaagccgttttcatgtgggaactgtggacaaagttttagtcaaaagcATCATTTAACtgggcacatgatgattcacactggtgaaaagccgttttcatgtgggaactgtggaaaaagttttagtcaaaaacaggatttaactcggcacatgataattcacactggtgaaaagccgttttcatgtgggaactgtggaaaaagttttagtcaaaaacaggatttaactcggcacatgataattcacactggtgaaaagccgtttccatgtgggaactgtggacaaagttttagtcataaacagaatttgactcagcacatgatgattcacactggtgaaaaaccgttttcatgtgggaactgtggacaaggttttagtcaaaagcatcatttaactcggcacatgatgattcacactggtgaaaaaccgttttcatgtgggaactgtggacaaagttttagtcaaaaacaggatttaactcggcacatgatgattcacactggtgaaaaaccgttttcatgtgggaactgtggacaaagttttagtcgaaaacaggatttaactcggcacatgatgattcacactggtgaaaagccgttttcatgtgggaactgtggacaaagttttagtcaaaagcATCATTTAACtgggcacatgatgattcacactggtgaaaagccgttttcatgtgggaactgtggaaaaagttttagtcaaaaacaggatttaactcggcacatgataattcacactggtgaaaagccgttttcatgtgggaactgtggaaaaagttttagtcaaaaacaggatttaactcggcacatgataattcacactggtgaaaaaccgttttcatgtgggaactgtggacaaagttttagtcgaaaacaggatttaactcggcacatgatgattcacactggtgaaaagccgttttcatgtgggaactgtggacaaagttttagtcaaaagcATCATTTAACtgggcacatgatgattcacactggtgaaaagccgttttcatgtgggaactgtggaaaaagttttagtcgaaagttgaatttaactcggcacatgaggtgtcacactggtgaaaagccgtag